From the Pseudomonas sp. SORT22 genome, one window contains:
- a CDS encoding type VI secretion system tube protein Hcp: MAVDIFIKIGDIKGESMDKAHKDEIDVLNWSWGMAQSGNMHMGGGGGAGKVNIQDLSLTKYVDKSSPNLMMHCSSGKHIDKVKLTVRKAGGESQVEYLIINLEEVLISSLSTGGSGGDDRLTENVTLNFGKVTVDYQPQKADGTKDGGPVKYGWNVRQNVKI; this comes from the coding sequence ATGGCAGTTGATATTTTCATCAAGATTGGCGACATCAAGGGCGAGTCCATGGACAAGGCCCACAAGGACGAAATCGATGTGCTGAACTGGAGCTGGGGCATGGCCCAGTCCGGCAACATGCACATGGGTGGTGGCGGCGGCGCCGGCAAGGTCAACATCCAGGACCTGTCGCTGACCAAGTACGTCGACAAATCCAGCCCCAACCTGATGATGCACTGCTCCAGCGGCAAGCACATCGACAAGGTCAAGCTGACCGTGCGCAAGGCCGGTGGCGAGAGCCAGGTCGAGTACCTGATCATCAACCTCGAAGAAGTGCTGATCAGCTCGCTGAGCACCGGTGGCTCGGGCGGCGATGACCGCCTGACCGAAAACGTCACCCTGAACTTCGGCAAAGTCACGGTCGATTACCAGCCGCAGAAAGCTGACGGCACCAAAGACGGCGGCCCGGTCAAGTACGGCTGGAACGTGCGCCAGAACGTCAAGATCTGA
- the tssC gene encoding type VI secretion system contractile sheath large subunit has protein sequence MTDPMRDTQAQPAATEQASEFASLLLQEFKPKTERAREAVETAVRTLAEQALAQTDLVSNDAIKSIESIIAAIDAKLTAQVNQVIHHPEFQKLESAWRGLHYLVNNTESDEQLKIRVLNISKPDLHKTLKKFKGTAWDQSPLFKKMYEEEYGQFGGEPYGCLVGDYYFDQSPPDVELLGELSKVCAAMHSPFIAAASPTVMGMGSWQELSNPRDLTKIFTTPEYAGWRSLRESEDSRYIGLTMPRFLARLPYGAKTDPVEAFAFEEDTDGADSAKYTWANAAYAMAVNINRSFKYYGWCSRIRGVESGGEVQNLPAHTFPTDDGGVDMKCPTEIAISDRREAELAKNGFMPLLHKKNTDFAAFIGAQSLQKPAEYDDPDATANANLAARLPYLFATCRFAHYLKCIVRDKIGSFKEKDEMQRWLQDWILNYVDGDPAHSTETTKAQHPLAAAEVVVEEVEGNPGYYNSRFYLRPHYQLEGLTVSLRLVSKLPSAKGA, from the coding sequence ATGACCGATCCGATGCGTGATACCCAGGCCCAGCCAGCGGCCACCGAGCAAGCCAGCGAGTTCGCTTCGCTGCTGCTGCAAGAATTCAAACCCAAGACCGAGCGCGCCCGCGAGGCCGTCGAAACTGCGGTGCGCACCCTGGCCGAACAGGCCCTGGCGCAAACCGACCTGGTGTCCAATGACGCGATCAAGTCGATCGAATCGATCATTGCCGCCATCGACGCCAAGCTCACCGCCCAGGTCAACCAGGTGATCCACCACCCCGAGTTCCAGAAGCTGGAAAGCGCCTGGCGGGGCCTGCACTACCTGGTCAACAACACCGAGAGCGACGAGCAGCTGAAAATCCGCGTGCTCAACATCTCCAAGCCCGACCTGCACAAGACCCTGAAGAAATTCAAGGGCACGGCCTGGGACCAGAGCCCGCTGTTCAAGAAGATGTACGAAGAAGAGTACGGCCAGTTCGGCGGCGAGCCGTATGGTTGCCTGGTCGGCGACTACTACTTCGACCAGTCGCCACCGGACGTCGAGCTGCTCGGCGAGCTGTCCAAGGTGTGTGCCGCCATGCACTCGCCGTTCATCGCTGCGGCCTCGCCGACCGTGATGGGCATGGGCTCGTGGCAGGAGCTGTCGAACCCGCGCGACCTGACCAAAATCTTCACCACCCCCGAGTACGCCGGCTGGCGCTCGCTGCGTGAATCGGAAGACTCGCGCTACATCGGCCTGACCATGCCGCGCTTCCTGGCGCGCCTGCCGTATGGCGCCAAGACCGACCCGGTAGAAGCCTTCGCCTTCGAAGAAGACACCGATGGCGCCGACAGCGCCAAGTACACCTGGGCCAACGCCGCCTACGCGATGGCGGTGAACATCAACCGCTCGTTCAAGTACTACGGCTGGTGCTCGCGGATTCGCGGCGTCGAGTCCGGTGGCGAAGTGCAGAACCTGCCGGCGCACACCTTCCCTACCGATGACGGTGGCGTGGACATGAAGTGCCCGACTGAAATCGCCATCTCCGACCGCCGTGAAGCGGAACTGGCGAAGAACGGTTTCATGCCGCTGTTGCACAAGAAGAACACCGACTTCGCCGCCTTCATTGGCGCCCAGTCGCTGCAAAAACCTGCCGAGTACGACGACCCGGACGCCACCGCCAACGCCAACCTGGCCGCGCGCCTGCCGTACCTGTTCGCCACCTGCCGCTTCGCTCACTACCTGAAGTGCATCGTGCGCGACAAGATCGGCTCGTTCAAAGAGAAGGACGAGATGCAGCGCTGGCTGCAGGACTGGATCCTCAACTACGTCGATGGCGATCCGGCCCACTCCACCGAAACCACCAAGGCCCAGCACCCACTGGCAGCTGCCGAAGTGGTGGTCGAAGAAGTCGAAGGCAACCCGGGTTACTACAACTCGCGTTTCTACCTGCGCCCGCACTACCAGCTCGAAGGGCTGACTGTGTCGCTGCGCCTGGTATCGAAGTTGCCGTCGGCCAAGGGCGCCTGA
- the tssB gene encoding type VI secretion system contractile sheath small subunit yields MANPSSQKFIARNRAPRVQIEYDVELYGAEKKVQLPFVMGVMADLAGKPAEPLAPVAERKFLEIDVDNFDSRLKAMQPRVAFHVPNELTGEGNLSLDITFESMDDFSPAAVARKVDSLNQLLEARTQLANLLTYMDGKTGAEEIIMKAIKDPALLQALASAPKPQDAEPNA; encoded by the coding sequence GTGGCGAACCCCAGTTCTCAGAAATTCATTGCGCGCAATCGCGCGCCGCGGGTGCAGATCGAGTATGACGTCGAGCTCTACGGCGCCGAAAAAAAGGTCCAGCTGCCTTTCGTCATGGGCGTCATGGCCGACCTCGCGGGCAAGCCTGCCGAGCCGCTGGCCCCGGTCGCCGAGCGCAAGTTCCTGGAAATCGACGTCGACAACTTCGACTCGCGCCTCAAGGCCATGCAGCCACGGGTGGCGTTCCACGTACCCAACGAGCTGACCGGCGAAGGCAACCTGAGCCTGGATATCACCTTCGAGAGCATGGACGACTTCAGCCCTGCCGCCGTGGCGCGCAAGGTCGATTCGCTGAACCAGCTGCTCGAAGCGCGGACCCAGCTGGCCAACCTGCTGACCTACATGGACGGCAAGACCGGCGCCGAAGAAATCATCATGAAAGCCATCAAGGATCCGGCCCTGCTCCAGGCCTTGGCCAGCGCGCCAAAGCCCCAGGATGCCGAGCCGAACGCTTAA
- the tssA gene encoding type VI secretion system protein TssA: MNSAHLLAAVSENFPCGDDLEYDPDFLQLERDAQGRPERVMGDAIQPAEAPQWRQIEQSCTALLQRSKDLRVTHFLLQSALALHGIAGLANTLQLINELLRQYWPQVHPQLDADDDNDPTVRINALAGLVCETNIALLRESLLTRSRAFGPVSLRAALHASGLQHFASETLNADELGGALRDSDGEQLQATREALQQAREAAEAIEQYVNEQVGSASGVDLSALKQPLRQAAQILAEHAPASEQAANDASEISSAANSSTPVAEAAPAPAIARASADIASRDEVLRSLDRILKYYARHEPSSPLPVLLNRAKNLVNADFAAIVRDLIPDGLSQFETLRGPEAD; the protein is encoded by the coding sequence GTGAACTCAGCGCATTTGCTCGCTGCCGTTTCGGAAAACTTTCCTTGCGGCGACGACCTTGAATACGACCCGGACTTCCTGCAATTGGAGCGTGATGCCCAAGGCCGGCCCGAGCGTGTCATGGGCGATGCCATCCAGCCTGCCGAAGCTCCGCAGTGGCGGCAGATCGAACAGTCCTGCACCGCCCTGCTGCAACGCAGCAAAGACCTTCGCGTCACTCATTTCCTCTTGCAAAGTGCCCTCGCCCTGCACGGCATTGCCGGCCTGGCCAACACTCTGCAACTGATCAACGAGCTGTTGCGCCAGTACTGGCCGCAGGTCCATCCGCAGCTCGACGCCGATGACGACAACGACCCGACAGTGCGTATCAACGCCCTCGCCGGTCTGGTCTGCGAGACCAACATCGCCCTGCTGCGCGAAAGCCTGCTGACCCGCTCCCGCGCCTTCGGCCCGGTCAGCCTGCGCGCAGCCCTGCACGCCAGCGGTTTGCAGCACTTTGCCAGCGAGACGCTCAACGCCGACGAACTCGGCGGCGCCCTGCGCGACAGCGATGGCGAGCAACTGCAGGCCACCCGCGAGGCGCTACAGCAAGCCCGCGAGGCCGCCGAGGCAATCGAGCAATACGTCAACGAGCAGGTCGGATCGGCCAGCGGAGTTGATCTGAGCGCGCTCAAGCAGCCACTGCGCCAGGCCGCACAGATTCTTGCCGAACATGCGCCGGCCAGCGAGCAGGCCGCCAACGACGCCAGCGAAATCAGCAGCGCTGCCAACAGCTCGACGCCGGTTGCCGAGGCCGCCCCCGCGCCCGCCATCGCCCGCGCTTCGGCCGATATCGCCAGCCGCGACGAAGTGCTGCGCAGCCTTGACCGAATTCTCAAGTACTACGCCCGCCACGAGCCCTCGAGCCCGCTGCCGGTGCTGCTCAACCGCGCGAAAAATCTGGTCAACGCCGATTTTGCCGCGATCGTCCGCGACTTGATCCCCGATGGGCTGTCGCAGTTCGAAACCCTGCGCGGACCCGAAGCTGACTGA
- the tagH gene encoding type VI secretion system-associated FHA domain protein TagH, with protein sequence MSLSLTITSYHKITPGQCPEKFIESGAISIGRGPDNDWVLPDPERLVSSQHCVIQYKDGRYYLTDNSTNGVELIHAGIRLRRGNSEPLMDGEVIRIGEYEIQARIDSSFKIADGNPHGADAANSFEALMANQAGAAATPQNAVAPALIQGASSNATLPDLFDFLAPASIAPVTRADHVPAQQHDFRPPTPVASTPEPVPASPGVIPEDWDLFAEPVPAAPAPVVVAVEPAMPAPMPAPVEASAQAGDSSVLAQAFLRGAGLEHLRIDSAQVEAQMEALGRSYRLMVEGLIDVLRARSSLKGEFRMQQTMIRPAENNPLKFAPNADEALLLLLRHGNHAFMAPDQAVRDSFDDLRAHQLAVMAGVEAAIKHLLGRFEPAQLESRLGEPAGLSKLFAGSRQAQYWQQFTELYSKISREAEDDFQDLFGREFSRAYEEHSARLQRS encoded by the coding sequence ATGTCGCTGAGTCTTACTATTACCAGTTATCACAAGATTACCCCTGGCCAATGTCCTGAAAAGTTCATCGAGTCAGGTGCCATCAGTATTGGTCGCGGCCCCGATAATGATTGGGTGCTGCCCGATCCGGAGCGTCTGGTTTCTTCGCAACATTGTGTAATTCAATATAAAGACGGCCGTTATTACCTGACCGATAACAGCACTAATGGTGTCGAATTAATTCACGCCGGTATTCGCTTGCGTCGCGGTAACAGTGAGCCGTTGATGGATGGCGAAGTCATCCGTATCGGCGAGTACGAAATCCAGGCACGGATCGATTCAAGCTTCAAGATTGCCGATGGCAACCCGCACGGTGCTGACGCCGCCAATAGCTTCGAGGCGCTGATGGCCAACCAGGCCGGTGCCGCTGCGACCCCCCAAAATGCTGTTGCGCCAGCGTTGATCCAGGGCGCGTCGAGCAATGCCACCTTGCCGGACCTGTTCGATTTTCTTGCACCGGCGAGCATTGCGCCGGTGACCCGCGCCGATCACGTGCCTGCCCAGCAGCATGATTTTCGCCCGCCAACGCCCGTAGCGTCGACGCCTGAGCCGGTACCGGCAAGCCCTGGAGTGATTCCCGAAGACTGGGACCTGTTCGCCGAACCGGTGCCGGCGGCGCCCGCGCCTGTCGTTGTAGCTGTCGAACCAGCCATGCCCGCACCCATGCCCGCGCCTGTCGAGGCCTCGGCGCAGGCTGGCGACTCCAGTGTGCTGGCCCAGGCGTTCCTGCGCGGTGCGGGCCTTGAACATCTGCGTATCGACAGCGCCCAGGTCGAGGCGCAGATGGAAGCCCTTGGCCGCAGTTATCGCTTGATGGTCGAGGGCCTGATCGATGTGTTACGTGCGCGCAGCAGCCTCAAGGGCGAGTTCCGCATGCAGCAGACGATGATCCGCCCGGCAGAAAACAACCCGCTCAAGTTCGCGCCCAATGCCGATGAAGCGCTGCTGTTGCTGCTGCGCCATGGCAACCACGCGTTCATGGCGCCGGACCAGGCGGTACGCGACAGTTTCGACGACTTGCGCGCGCATCAGCTGGCAGTGATGGCCGGTGTTGAAGCGGCGATCAAGCACCTGCTCGGGCGCTTCGAGCCGGCGCAGCTGGAATCGCGGCTCGGCGAACCGGCAGGGCTGTCGAAGCTGTTCGCAGGTTCGCGCCAGGCGCAGTACTGGCAGCAGTTCACCGAGCTGTACAGCAAGATTTCCCGGGAAGCCGAAGACGACTTCCAGGACCTGTTCGGGCGCGAATTCAGTCGCGCCTACGAGGAGCACAGCGCGCGTCTGCAGCGCTCCTGA
- the tssJ gene encoding type VI secretion system lipoprotein TssJ produces MIRTMLMAAVTTLLLSGCSKDEVAAPVQPEVAGPTSVTLYFSAAAGLNPGANGQAAPVRVRILELKNSAGFSRADYFALAERGPATLGADLLDQDEVLVQPGEQVRIDRPLNPLTRQIGLVVGYREIDQAQWRSLLPVPPLDYQISLDVRAVRSVAHTSPTSTAQ; encoded by the coding sequence ATGATTCGAACAATGCTGATGGCAGCGGTAACCACACTGCTGCTCAGTGGTTGTAGCAAGGATGAAGTCGCAGCACCGGTCCAGCCCGAGGTGGCGGGGCCTACCAGCGTCACCTTGTATTTCAGTGCCGCCGCCGGGCTCAACCCGGGCGCCAACGGCCAGGCCGCGCCTGTGCGCGTGCGCATTCTCGAACTGAAGAACAGCGCAGGTTTCAGCCGCGCCGATTATTTTGCCCTGGCCGAACGCGGCCCGGCGACCCTGGGCGCCGACCTGCTAGATCAGGACGAAGTGCTGGTGCAGCCCGGTGAGCAAGTGCGCATCGACCGGCCGTTGAACCCGCTGACGCGCCAGATCGGCCTGGTGGTCGGCTACCGCGAAATCGACCAGGCGCAATGGCGCAGCCTGCTGCCAGTGCCGCCGCTGGACTACCAGATCAGCCTCGATGTTCGCGCTGTGCGCAGCGTTGCCCATACCTCCCCAACCAGCACCGCCCAATAG